The following coding sequences are from one Microbacterium sp. SORGH_AS_0969 window:
- a CDS encoding hemolysin family protein, with translation MDYVMLGVGLLLTVGTGLFVASEFALVNLDRADLEARREAGESRLSLTIDALRITSTHLSSAQLGITLTTLLTGYTMEPAISNLLRPVFASWGLPEAVTVSVAAVIGVGFATVLSMILGELVPKNFALAIPRQTAKLVIPFQVAFTAVFKPAIVVLNGSANGVLRAMGVEPKEELSGARSAEELSSLVKRSASAGMLEKDTASLLDRSLTFARLSAADVMTPRPSVHALAAGDPTDDVVQLARRTGHSRFPVYGESMDDIVGVVHLKAAIGVPREKRGEVPVAALATEPLRVPETVHLDALVSELRSRGYQMAIVVDEYGGTAGIVTLEDLVEEIVGEVLDEHDRSRAGVVRTAVSLTFPGDLRPDEALDRAGVRVPEGDAYDTVGGFIMATLERIPAVGDTVDIEDGVLTVNRMDGRRVDRVQYTANPVEENIDDLVRAAKGGDQR, from the coding sequence ATGGATTACGTCATGCTGGGCGTGGGGCTGCTCCTCACCGTGGGAACCGGACTCTTCGTCGCGAGCGAGTTCGCGCTGGTCAACCTCGACCGCGCCGACCTCGAAGCCCGCCGCGAAGCCGGTGAGTCCCGACTGTCGCTCACGATCGATGCGCTGCGCATCACCTCGACGCACCTGTCGAGCGCGCAGCTGGGCATCACGCTGACGACGCTTCTCACCGGTTACACGATGGAACCGGCGATCTCGAACCTGCTGCGCCCCGTGTTCGCGTCGTGGGGGCTTCCCGAGGCGGTGACCGTCTCGGTCGCGGCCGTGATCGGCGTCGGTTTCGCGACCGTGCTGTCGATGATCCTCGGCGAACTGGTCCCGAAGAACTTCGCGCTCGCCATCCCGCGGCAGACGGCGAAGCTCGTCATCCCGTTCCAGGTCGCCTTCACCGCCGTCTTCAAGCCCGCGATCGTCGTGCTCAACGGCAGCGCTAACGGCGTGCTGCGCGCGATGGGCGTGGAGCCCAAGGAGGAGCTGTCGGGAGCCCGGTCGGCCGAGGAGCTGTCGAGCCTCGTCAAGCGGTCGGCGAGCGCCGGCATGCTCGAGAAGGACACCGCCTCGCTGCTGGATCGCAGCCTCACGTTCGCACGCCTCAGCGCGGCCGATGTCATGACGCCCCGCCCGAGCGTTCACGCGCTCGCCGCCGGCGACCCCACCGACGACGTCGTGCAGCTCGCCCGACGGACCGGGCACAGCCGCTTCCCCGTGTACGGCGAGTCGATGGACGACATCGTCGGCGTCGTGCACCTCAAGGCCGCGATCGGCGTGCCCCGCGAGAAGCGCGGCGAGGTGCCGGTGGCGGCCCTTGCCACCGAACCGCTCCGCGTTCCCGAGACGGTGCACCTCGACGCCCTCGTGTCGGAGCTGCGCTCGCGCGGCTACCAGATGGCGATCGTCGTCGATGAGTACGGCGGGACAGCGGGCATCGTGACGCTCGAGGATCTCGTCGAGGAGATCGTCGGCGAGGTGCTCGACGAGCACGACCGCTCGCGCGCGGGCGTGGTGCGCACGGCCGTGTCGCTGACCTTCCCCGGCGACCTGCGTCCCGACGAGGCGCTCGACCGTGCGGGCGTCCGCGTGCCCGAGGGCGACGCCTACGACACCGTGGGCGGCTTCATCATGGCGACCCTCGAACGGATCCCCGCGGTGGGGGACACCGTCGACATCGAGGACGGCGTCCTGACCGTGAACCGCATGGACGGCCGTCGTGTCGATCGCGTGCAGTACACGGC
- a CDS encoding esterase family protein translates to MNRFVLSFELIDSPLLTICAVIAGLGVIAVIAWSPRRIVPTLLIGVSAGILMYIVAHILEARGLFQGPLPAHAATWATGGIVAVAIGVVGICRRPWGRRVVGVVTVLAGLFAAALGVNTSYGVTHNLAAILGVQALDPASLPAPTATAGDPATLYQNWQPPAGMPSKGSVSALTGDAKIPTGQYAARDASLYLPPAAQVANPPALPLLVFMMGQPGSPDPTNLAKALDAFAAQHNGLAPIAVVVDQLGAPDRDPACVDSAKYGAVSTYINQLVPQWAEAKLNIVKDHRYWTIGGFSNGGSCAAVYGAKYPEVWGQMLDIMGNEFPGSEHVDKTVAEVFNGDANAFQATKPSVIMAAALPGTYTGHLAIFTWGSEDTTYGPGQKANSEASQAAGFTVVTYVVPGAGHTGEALDASLAYSLPVLARVLGLAPPAS, encoded by the coding sequence GTGAACCGTTTCGTGCTGTCCTTCGAACTCATCGACAGTCCGCTGCTCACGATCTGCGCGGTGATCGCGGGTCTGGGCGTGATCGCCGTGATCGCGTGGTCGCCGCGGCGGATCGTCCCGACGCTGCTCATCGGCGTCAGCGCGGGCATCCTCATGTACATCGTCGCGCACATCCTGGAGGCCAGGGGACTCTTCCAGGGGCCGCTGCCGGCCCACGCGGCCACCTGGGCCACGGGCGGGATCGTCGCCGTCGCCATCGGCGTCGTGGGGATCTGCCGCCGCCCGTGGGGGCGTCGGGTGGTGGGTGTGGTGACGGTGCTCGCCGGCCTCTTCGCGGCCGCGCTCGGCGTCAACACGTCGTACGGCGTCACGCACAACCTCGCGGCCATTCTGGGCGTGCAGGCCCTCGACCCCGCGTCGCTGCCCGCACCCACCGCGACAGCGGGCGATCCGGCGACGCTGTACCAGAACTGGCAGCCCCCCGCGGGGATGCCGTCGAAGGGCTCGGTGAGCGCCCTGACGGGGGATGCCAAGATCCCGACGGGGCAGTACGCCGCGCGCGACGCCTCGCTCTACCTCCCGCCGGCGGCGCAGGTCGCGAACCCGCCGGCCCTTCCGCTCCTGGTGTTCATGATGGGGCAGCCGGGTTCTCCCGACCCGACCAACCTCGCCAAGGCGCTCGACGCGTTCGCCGCTCAACACAACGGTCTCGCTCCCATCGCCGTGGTCGTCGACCAGCTGGGCGCCCCCGACAGAGACCCCGCCTGCGTCGACTCCGCCAAGTACGGCGCCGTGTCGACCTACATCAACCAGCTCGTGCCGCAGTGGGCGGAGGCGAAGCTCAACATCGTCAAGGACCACCGGTACTGGACCATCGGCGGTTTCTCGAACGGGGGGTCGTGCGCCGCGGTGTACGGCGCGAAGTATCCCGAGGTGTGGGGCCAGATGCTCGACATCATGGGCAACGAGTTCCCGGGCTCCGAGCACGTCGACAAGACCGTCGCGGAGGTGTTCAACGGCGACGCGAACGCGTTCCAGGCGACGAAGCCGTCGGTCATCATGGCCGCCGCGCTGCCCGGCACCTACACCGGCCACCTCGCGATCTTCACGTGGGGGAGCGAGGACACCACCTACGGCCCCGGGCAGAAGGCGAACTCCGAGGCCTCCCAGGCCGCGGGATTCACCGTCGTGACCTACGTCGTGCCGGGAGCGGGACACACGGGTGAAGCACTGGATGCCAGCCTCGCGTACTCCCTCCCCGTGCTGGCCCGGGTGCTCGGTCTGGCTCCGCCCGCGTCCTGA
- a CDS encoding glycoside hydrolase family 76 protein, which produces MDATSPAQARAMSAEAAVVRRFVHRFGPVAWAHAAAPEVAGARTWHYWWHAHLLHVFSEAQEHRPDPRRARLQRELHRGVTLRTIGRWTTPFYDDVAWMTLALQRYDLGDRRIERLVRRLADAIDPAVGALPWAVDSSLYNAPANSPAAIALAWTARRGAAVDLDAWVAATLDDAGTGLVRDGVEQGVVRPELWTYNQGVAIGSALALAETAPDADSRDAHLARAAGLVAAVERWCAPDGGLFPAAGGGDGGLFAGILARYLAEAAASFAGGPADDEQRAVAESARRLVRVNAEALWEGRRGDLFPADPRRAARADGDDLDLSVQLGAWITLEADVAASLTS; this is translated from the coding sequence ATGGATGCCACCTCCCCGGCGCAGGCGCGCGCAATGTCGGCCGAGGCCGCCGTCGTCCGCCGTTTCGTCCACCGTTTCGGCCCGGTGGCGTGGGCGCACGCCGCGGCGCCCGAGGTCGCGGGGGCACGCACGTGGCACTACTGGTGGCACGCGCATCTCCTGCACGTGTTCAGCGAGGCGCAGGAGCACCGCCCCGATCCCCGGCGCGCGCGGCTGCAGCGCGAGCTGCACCGCGGCGTCACCCTCCGCACGATCGGTCGCTGGACGACGCCGTTCTACGACGACGTCGCGTGGATGACCCTCGCGCTGCAGCGCTACGACCTCGGGGATCGGCGGATCGAGCGGCTCGTCCGCCGACTCGCCGACGCGATCGACCCCGCCGTGGGGGCTCTGCCGTGGGCGGTGGATAGCAGCCTCTACAACGCGCCCGCCAACTCCCCCGCCGCGATCGCCCTGGCGTGGACGGCGCGACGCGGGGCGGCTGTCGACCTCGACGCGTGGGTCGCGGCGACCCTCGACGACGCCGGGACGGGACTCGTCCGCGACGGCGTCGAGCAGGGCGTCGTCCGGCCCGAGCTGTGGACGTACAACCAGGGGGTGGCGATCGGCTCGGCTCTCGCCCTCGCGGAGACGGCGCCCGACGCCGATTCGCGCGATGCGCACCTTGCTCGCGCGGCGGGCCTCGTCGCGGCTGTCGAGCGCTGGTGCGCCCCGGACGGCGGCCTGTTCCCCGCGGCCGGGGGTGGCGACGGCGGGCTCTTCGCCGGTATCCTCGCCCGCTACCTCGCCGAGGCGGCCGCGTCGTTCGCCGGCGGTCCCGCCGACGATGAACAGCGCGCGGTGGCCGAGAGCGCGCGACGCCTGGTTCGCGTCAACGCCGAGGCGCTGTGGGAGGGCCGTCGCGGCGACCTGTTCCCCGCCGACCCGCGTCGGGCGGCACGCGCCGACGGCGACGACCTCGACCTCTCGGTCCAGCTCGGGGCGTGGATCACGCTCGAGGCCGACGTCGCGGCATCCCTCACCAGCTGA
- a CDS encoding multifunctional oxoglutarate decarboxylase/oxoglutarate dehydrogenase thiamine pyrophosphate-binding subunit/dihydrolipoyllysine-residue succinyltransferase subunit: MSSQVTGVGTSSEGEFGANEWLVDELYEQFKVDKHSVDKAWWPILEAYHPVVDGSAAAGSPPSAPAAEPKPVTAPIPVVGQAPVARTTTKPAAPQPIPAQAPAAAPSSGTESTEEDRVTVLKGMPKALASNMDDSLTVPTATSVRTIPAKLMIDNRIVINNHMSRTRGGKVSFTHLIGWALIQALKEFPSQNVYYAEIDGKPSVVAPAHINLGIAIDMPKPDGSRALLVPSIKRADTLTFGEFLASYEDLVRRARNNKLTPADFQGTTISLTNPGGIGTVHSVPRLMRGQGAIIGAGALDYPAEFQGASEKTLNEFAIGKTITLTSTYDHRVIQGAGSGEFLKKVHELLIGQRGFYDDIFAALRIPYAPIHWAADINVDISERIDKSARVQELINSYRVRGHLMADIDPLEYVQRTHPDLEIESHGLTFWDLDREFVTGGLGNRRVAKLRDILGVLRDSYCRTIGVEYMHIQDPVQRTWFQNNVEVKYTKPGHDEQLRILSKLNQAEAFETFLQTKYVGQKRFSLEGGESLIPLLDQILQGAASKGLDGAAIGMAHRGRLNVLTNIGGKTYGQVFREFEGAVAVGSKRGSGDVKYHLGTEGTFVGDNGEELPVYLAANPSHLETVDGVLEGIVRAKQDRKPIGTFSWLPILVHGDAAFAGQGVVVETLQMSQLRGYRTGGTIHVVVNNQVGFTTTPTDARTSVYATDVAKTIQAPVLHVNGDDPEAVVRAAELAFMYREEFHRDVVIDLVCYRRRGHNEGDDPSMTQPLMTNLIEAKRSVRRLYTESLVGRGDITEDEYEQAKQDFQNRLEVAFADTHEAETGTNPVISTEAADDVPTGAPETTGVSREVVHHIGDAFVNKPDGFTVHNKLQQLLEKRFDMSRNGGIDWAFGELLAFGSVLMEGTPVRLAGQDSRRGTFVQRHAVLHDRKNGQEWLPLANLSENQGRFWVYDSLLSEYAAMAFEYGYSVERSDALVLWEAQFGDFANGAQSVIDEFISSADQKWAQQSSVVLLLPHGYEGQGPDHSSARIERYLQMCAQDNMIVARPSTPASYFHLLRRQAYQRPRRPLIVFTPKAMLRLRGATSPVEDFLEGRFEPVLDDDRGLDGGAVKRVLLHAGKIHWDLRAELDKNPNPEIALVRLEQYYPAPIEELTRALDQYPNAELVWVQDEPENQGAWPFIALEVDDKLGRPIRVISRAAAASTATGSPKVHANEHAAIMKAALER, translated from the coding sequence GTGTCGAGCCAGGTGACGGGCGTCGGTACTTCGAGCGAGGGCGAGTTCGGCGCGAACGAGTGGCTCGTAGACGAACTCTACGAACAGTTCAAAGTCGACAAGCACTCCGTGGACAAGGCCTGGTGGCCGATTCTGGAGGCGTACCACCCGGTCGTCGACGGATCCGCCGCGGCCGGCAGTCCGCCCTCGGCCCCCGCGGCCGAGCCGAAGCCCGTGACGGCCCCCATTCCCGTGGTCGGTCAGGCTCCGGTGGCCCGCACCACGACGAAGCCCGCGGCTCCTCAGCCCATCCCCGCGCAGGCGCCCGCCGCGGCGCCCTCGTCGGGGACCGAGAGCACCGAAGAAGACCGCGTGACGGTCCTGAAGGGGATGCCGAAGGCACTGGCATCCAACATGGACGACTCGCTGACGGTCCCGACGGCGACGAGCGTCCGCACGATCCCGGCGAAGCTGATGATCGACAACCGCATCGTCATCAACAACCACATGTCGCGCACGCGCGGCGGCAAGGTGAGCTTCACGCACCTCATCGGGTGGGCGCTGATCCAGGCGCTCAAGGAGTTCCCGAGCCAGAACGTCTACTACGCCGAGATCGACGGCAAGCCCTCGGTCGTGGCGCCCGCGCACATCAACCTGGGCATCGCGATCGACATGCCCAAGCCCGACGGGTCGCGCGCCCTCCTCGTGCCGAGCATCAAGCGCGCCGACACCCTCACGTTCGGCGAGTTCCTCGCCTCGTACGAAGACCTCGTGCGCCGTGCGCGCAACAACAAGCTGACCCCGGCCGACTTCCAGGGCACCACGATCTCGCTGACGAACCCCGGCGGCATCGGCACGGTGCACTCGGTCCCCCGCCTCATGCGCGGCCAGGGCGCGATCATCGGCGCCGGTGCGCTCGACTACCCGGCCGAGTTCCAGGGCGCGAGCGAGAAGACGCTCAACGAGTTCGCGATCGGCAAGACGATCACCCTCACCAGCACCTACGACCACCGCGTCATCCAGGGGGCGGGCTCGGGCGAGTTCCTCAAGAAGGTGCACGAGCTGCTCATCGGGCAGCGCGGCTTCTACGACGACATCTTCGCGGCGCTGCGCATTCCGTACGCACCGATCCACTGGGCCGCCGACATCAACGTCGACATTTCGGAGCGCATCGACAAGAGCGCACGCGTGCAGGAGCTCATCAACTCCTACCGCGTCCGCGGCCACCTCATGGCCGACATCGACCCGCTCGAGTACGTCCAGCGCACGCACCCCGACCTCGAGATCGAGTCGCACGGACTCACGTTCTGGGACCTCGACCGCGAGTTCGTGACCGGGGGTCTCGGCAACCGGCGGGTGGCGAAGCTCCGCGACATCCTCGGCGTTCTGCGCGACTCGTACTGCCGCACCATCGGCGTCGAGTACATGCACATCCAAGACCCCGTGCAGCGCACCTGGTTCCAGAACAACGTCGAGGTCAAGTACACCAAGCCCGGCCACGACGAGCAGCTGCGCATCCTGTCGAAGCTGAACCAGGCCGAGGCGTTCGAGACCTTCCTGCAGACGAAGTACGTCGGCCAGAAGCGCTTCAGCCTCGAGGGCGGCGAGTCGCTCATCCCGCTGCTCGACCAGATCCTTCAGGGCGCCGCATCCAAGGGCCTCGACGGCGCCGCGATCGGCATGGCCCACCGCGGTCGTCTCAACGTGCTGACCAACATCGGCGGCAAGACGTACGGCCAGGTCTTCCGCGAGTTCGAGGGCGCCGTCGCCGTGGGCAGCAAGCGCGGCTCGGGCGACGTGAAGTACCACCTCGGAACCGAGGGCACCTTCGTCGGCGACAACGGCGAAGAGCTCCCCGTGTACCTCGCTGCGAACCCGTCGCACCTCGAGACCGTCGACGGCGTGCTCGAGGGCATCGTCCGCGCCAAGCAGGACCGCAAGCCCATCGGGACCTTCTCGTGGCTGCCCATCCTCGTGCACGGCGACGCCGCGTTCGCGGGTCAGGGCGTCGTCGTCGAGACGCTGCAGATGTCGCAGCTGCGCGGCTACCGCACCGGCGGCACGATCCACGTCGTGGTGAACAACCAGGTCGGCTTCACCACCACGCCGACCGACGCCCGCACCTCGGTGTACGCCACCGACGTCGCCAAGACGATCCAGGCTCCCGTCCTGCACGTGAACGGCGACGACCCCGAGGCCGTCGTCCGCGCCGCGGAGCTCGCGTTCATGTACCGCGAGGAGTTCCACCGCGACGTCGTGATCGACCTCGTCTGCTACCGCCGCCGCGGTCACAACGAGGGCGACGACCCCTCGATGACGCAGCCGCTGATGACGAACCTCATCGAGGCGAAGCGCTCGGTCCGTCGCCTGTACACCGAGTCGCTCGTCGGCCGCGGTGACATCACCGAAGACGAGTACGAGCAGGCCAAGCAGGACTTCCAGAACCGTCTCGAAGTCGCTTTCGCCGACACGCACGAGGCCGAGACCGGGACGAACCCCGTCATCTCGACCGAGGCCGCCGACGACGTGCCGACCGGCGCGCCCGAGACGACCGGCGTGTCGCGAGAGGTCGTCCACCACATCGGCGACGCCTTCGTGAACAAGCCCGACGGCTTCACGGTGCACAACAAGCTCCAGCAGCTGCTCGAGAAGCGATTCGACATGAGCCGCAACGGCGGCATCGACTGGGCCTTCGGCGAGCTCCTCGCCTTCGGCTCGGTGCTCATGGAAGGAACGCCCGTCCGCCTCGCCGGTCAGGACTCGCGCCGCGGCACGTTCGTGCAGCGTCACGCGGTGCTTCACGACCGCAAGAACGGCCAGGAGTGGCTGCCGCTCGCGAACCTCAGCGAGAACCAGGGTCGATTCTGGGTCTACGACTCGCTGCTGAGCGAGTACGCCGCGATGGCGTTCGAGTACGGCTACTCGGTCGAGCGCTCCGACGCGCTCGTGCTGTGGGAGGCGCAGTTCGGCGACTTCGCGAACGGCGCCCAGTCGGTCATCGACGAGTTCATCTCGTCGGCCGACCAGAAGTGGGCGCAGCAGTCGAGCGTCGTCCTGCTGCTCCCCCACGGCTACGAGGGTCAGGGTCCCGACCACTCGTCGGCACGCATCGAGCGCTACCTGCAGATGTGCGCGCAGGACAACATGATCGTCGCGCGTCCCTCGACGCCCGCGTCGTACTTCCACCTGCTGCGTCGCCAGGCGTACCAGCGCCCCCGCCGTCCGCTCATCGTCTTCACCCCGAAGGCCATGCTGCGCCTGCGCGGGGCGACGAGCCCGGTCGAGGACTTCCTCGAGGGGCGCTTCGAGCCGGTGCTCGACGATGACCGCGGTCTCGACGGCGGCGCCGTGAAGCGCGTGCTGCTGCACGCCGGAAAGATCCACTGGGATCTGCGGGCCGAGCTCGACAAGAACCCGAACCCCGAGATCGCCCTCGTCCGGCTCGAACAGTACTACCCGGCGCCGATCGAAGAGCTCACCCGCGCGCTCGACCAGTACCCGAACGCCGAACTGGTGTGGGTGCAGGACGAGCCCGAGAACCAGGGCGCGTGGCCCTTCATCGCGCTCGAGGTCGACGACAAGCTGGGTCGCCCGATCCGCGTCATCTCGCGCGCTGCCGCAGCCTCCACGGCGACCGGCTCACCCAAGGTGCACGCGAACGAGCACGCCGCGATCATGAAGGCTGCTCTCGAGCGCTGA
- a CDS encoding GuaB1 family IMP dehydrogenase-related protein, with protein sequence MEFSGAQPDVDLTYSDVFLVPRHSEVRSRLDVDLAPGDGSGATLPLVSANMNSVTGTRLAATLARRGGLGVLPQDLPLPELVDAVGWVKAQPVAWDAPLVLPPSATVADARLILPPVPGRGIVVADPRDDGVIALTDFRGIVPAPRLATALPDATLGDIARTDAPLVEVTQVGDPREVFALVGEADIVAVVDGDRIVGTLSARSALRDSVYRPAVDAEGRLIVAAAVGVNGDVAGKARALAAAGVDVLVVDTAHGHQAQMLRALREVAALDLGIPIAAGNVVTAEGVRDLTDAGASILKVGVGPGAMCTTRMMTAVGRPQFSAVLETAEAARGVGAHVWADGGVRYPRDVALALAAGAASVMIGSWFAGTIESPGRLRTDEDGRVYKESWGMASTKAVQGRFGRLDPFERARKELFAEGISSSRIYLDPQRPGLEDLLDMITSGVRSSFTYAGAATVADFHERARVGLQSAAGYEEGKALPVSW encoded by the coding sequence ATGGAGTTCTCCGGTGCTCAGCCTGACGTCGATCTGACCTACTCGGACGTCTTTCTCGTCCCGCGGCATTCGGAGGTGCGCAGCCGTCTCGATGTGGACCTCGCCCCGGGGGACGGGAGCGGGGCGACCCTGCCGCTGGTTTCGGCCAACATGAACTCGGTCACCGGGACGCGGTTGGCGGCGACGCTGGCGCGCCGTGGCGGTCTCGGCGTCCTGCCGCAGGATCTGCCGCTGCCCGAGCTCGTGGACGCGGTCGGCTGGGTCAAGGCGCAGCCCGTGGCGTGGGATGCTCCGCTCGTCCTTCCCCCGTCGGCGACCGTCGCCGACGCACGTCTCATCCTCCCTCCCGTGCCGGGCCGCGGGATCGTCGTCGCCGATCCCCGCGACGACGGCGTGATCGCCCTGACCGACTTCCGCGGCATCGTTCCCGCTCCGCGCCTGGCCACGGCGCTCCCGGATGCCACCCTCGGCGACATCGCCCGCACCGATGCGCCGCTGGTCGAGGTGACGCAGGTCGGCGATCCCCGTGAGGTGTTCGCGCTCGTGGGCGAGGCCGACATCGTCGCGGTGGTCGACGGCGACCGGATCGTCGGCACGCTGTCCGCGCGCAGCGCGCTGCGCGACTCGGTGTACCGTCCGGCCGTCGACGCTGAGGGGCGCCTGATCGTCGCCGCGGCCGTCGGCGTCAACGGCGATGTCGCGGGGAAGGCCCGCGCGCTCGCCGCGGCCGGGGTCGACGTGCTCGTCGTCGACACGGCGCACGGGCACCAGGCGCAGATGCTGCGCGCGCTCCGCGAGGTCGCGGCGCTGGACCTCGGCATCCCGATCGCCGCGGGCAACGTCGTCACCGCCGAGGGCGTGCGCGACCTCACCGACGCCGGCGCGTCGATCCTCAAGGTCGGTGTCGGTCCGGGCGCGATGTGCACGACCCGCATGATGACCGCCGTCGGTCGCCCGCAGTTCTCGGCCGTCCTCGAGACGGCGGAGGCGGCGCGCGGCGTCGGGGCGCACGTGTGGGCGGACGGCGGGGTGCGCTACCCCCGCGACGTGGCCCTCGCGCTCGCGGCGGGCGCGGCATCCGTGATGATCGGCTCGTGGTTCGCGGGCACGATCGAATCTCCCGGGCGCCTGCGCACCGACGAGGACGGACGCGTCTACAAGGAGTCGTGGGGCATGGCCTCGACGAAGGCCGTGCAGGGGCGCTTCGGCCGGCTCGATCCGTTCGAACGCGCCCGCAAAGAGCTCTTCGCCGAGGGGATCTCGTCGTCGCGCATCTACCTCGACCCGCAGCGTCCGGGGCTGGAAGACCTGCTCGACATGATCACCTCGGGCGTGCGCTCGTCGTTCACGTACGCGGGTGCGGCCACGGTGGCGGACTTCCACGAGCGTGCGCGCGTCGGACTCCAGTCGGCCGCCGGGTACGAAGAGGGTAAGGCGCTCCCCGTCAGCTGGTGA